One Desulfocurvibacter africanus subsp. africanus DSM 2603 DNA segment encodes these proteins:
- a CDS encoding c-type heme family protein — translation MSFPRLQTIQHRFLFGLAILVFLFGLFFSAGLYFHLRSLLHSEVTDKAKLVLAQVDSVQIYVRESLRPKMYEKLPSDEFIIEAMSSSYISRRIMEQLNASMGEYHHRRVAENARNPDFEINELEAELLQHFRNSPGQRSWEGYRKIDDQEYFVMARPVFFEQSCMTCHGSPEQAPKELIDRYGGERGFGRKLGALDGLDVVGLPVQEAVLRIREATASYIGIYIGGILLFFALIQFFFNRLVVDNLRRLALYFRVRFQDHADTRLFDKLDKGDEIDEMVQGMEELGDHLLEARRQLQNNAADLERTVASRTEDLTREASERKADVQLFVRLLDGLNRSMSRRDLWKQALPRIGERFGADEVSFMCMVASQNFHTWPDARKRPDLPDDWRTLIVDAKPYFTAEKAIIPVGASASFIEGLLFLTWSKGDGPVKEQDQAVLRALGQQLGIALENLSALDNLVRQKDVLASIIEGISDPLLFMDENCSVILANQAARSLAETLAKVDKGEDGEPGRADVDTILPRLFKGEGDCLAHKTLDHSQPFIREIYSRGGRSFFVSLYPVTTPSGSGGRMVVYIRENTQEKRVLARMQQGEKLATVGKLAAGLAHEINNPLGVILCYAQLLRDSLAGVQEKEDVEVIIRHTRQARNVLQDLLNFARPKKDGPEVLDVRRVAEAAAKVFQVHAENKRIRLTVESSGEPLRMYAPQQVLEQILTNLLNNALDAVTPGEGEVVIRTFREAEHKEIVLQVIDNGPGVPEEHMAHLFDPFFTTKEVGQGTGLGLAVVYGLVRDLGGRIEVGSASGAVFTLFFPNDETLEHLELSDGIERGADN, via the coding sequence ATGTCCTTTCCTCGGCTGCAGACCATACAGCATCGCTTCCTGTTCGGCCTGGCGATCTTGGTATTCCTGTTCGGTTTGTTCTTCTCCGCCGGGCTTTACTTCCACCTGCGCTCCCTGCTGCATTCGGAGGTCACGGACAAGGCCAAACTGGTGCTGGCGCAGGTGGATTCGGTGCAGATTTACGTGCGGGAATCCCTGCGGCCAAAAATGTACGAAAAGCTGCCCTCCGATGAGTTCATCATCGAGGCCATGTCCTCTTCCTATATTTCCCGGCGCATCATGGAGCAGCTCAATGCGTCCATGGGCGAGTATCATCACCGCCGGGTGGCCGAGAACGCCCGCAACCCGGACTTCGAGATCAATGAGCTGGAAGCCGAGCTGCTGCAACACTTCCGCAACAGCCCGGGGCAGCGCTCCTGGGAAGGCTACCGCAAGATAGACGACCAGGAATACTTCGTAATGGCTCGACCGGTGTTCTTCGAGCAGTCCTGCATGACATGCCACGGCAGCCCGGAACAAGCCCCCAAGGAACTGATAGATCGCTACGGCGGCGAGCGCGGATTCGGTCGCAAGCTCGGCGCCCTGGATGGCCTGGATGTCGTCGGCCTGCCGGTGCAAGAGGCGGTCCTGCGCATCCGTGAGGCCACGGCCAGCTATATCGGCATCTACATCGGCGGCATACTGCTCTTTTTCGCCCTCATTCAGTTCTTCTTCAACCGGCTGGTGGTCGATAACCTGCGCCGGCTGGCCCTTTATTTCCGGGTCAGATTCCAGGACCATGCCGATACGCGACTCTTCGACAAGCTCGACAAGGGAGACGAGATCGACGAAATGGTCCAGGGCATGGAGGAGCTTGGCGACCACTTGCTGGAAGCCAGGCGCCAACTTCAGAACAACGCCGCCGACCTGGAGCGCACGGTGGCCAGCCGCACCGAGGATCTGACCCGCGAAGCCTCGGAGCGCAAGGCCGACGTTCAGCTTTTCGTCCGCCTGCTGGATGGCCTGAATCGCAGCATGAGCCGCCGCGATCTCTGGAAGCAGGCGTTGCCGCGCATCGGAGAGCGCTTCGGCGCGGACGAAGTCTCCTTCATGTGCATGGTAGCCTCGCAGAATTTCCACACCTGGCCCGACGCCCGGAAAAGGCCCGATTTGCCGGATGATTGGCGGACTCTCATCGTTGATGCCAAGCCGTACTTCACCGCCGAGAAGGCCATCATTCCCGTTGGCGCTTCGGCGTCGTTCATCGAAGGCCTGCTTTTCCTGACCTGGAGCAAGGGCGACGGGCCGGTCAAAGAGCAGGATCAAGCCGTGCTGCGCGCCCTGGGCCAACAGTTGGGCATCGCCCTGGAGAACCTCTCGGCCCTGGACAACCTAGTACGCCAGAAGGATGTCTTGGCCTCGATAATCGAAGGCATCAGCGATCCGCTGCTGTTCATGGACGAGAACTGCTCAGTGATATTGGCCAACCAAGCCGCGCGCAGTCTTGCTGAAACCCTGGCCAAGGTGGACAAGGGCGAGGACGGCGAACCCGGCAGGGCTGACGTGGACACAATTCTGCCGCGCCTGTTCAAGGGCGAAGGCGACTGCCTGGCGCACAAGACCTTGGACCACAGCCAGCCGTTTATCCGCGAGATCTACAGCCGGGGCGGTCGGTCCTTCTTCGTCAGCCTTTATCCCGTGACGACCCCATCCGGGTCGGGCGGCCGCATGGTGGTATACATTCGCGAGAACACCCAGGAGAAACGCGTGCTCGCGCGCATGCAACAGGGTGAAAAGCTGGCCACAGTGGGCAAGCTCGCAGCGGGACTGGCACATGAAATCAACAATCCCTTGGGTGTCATCCTCTGCTACGCCCAGTTGCTGCGCGACAGCCTGGCCGGCGTGCAGGAAAAAGAAGATGTGGAAGTCATCATCCGTCACACCCGTCAGGCCCGGAACGTCCTGCAGGATCTGCTCAATTTCGCCCGTCCCAAGAAGGACGGACCCGAGGTTCTCGATGTCCGCCGGGTTGCCGAGGCCGCGGCCAAGGTCTTCCAGGTCCATGCCGAGAACAAACGCATCCGCCTCACGGTTGAGTCTAGTGGCGAGCCGTTACGCATGTACGCCCCGCAACAGGTTCTGGAACAGATCCTCACCAATCTGCTCAATAATGCCCTGGACGCCGTCACGCCCGGCGAGGGCGAGGTGGTCATCCGCACCTTCCGGGAAGCCGAGCACAAGGAGATCGTGCTGCAGGTGATCGATAACGGCCCGGGCGTGCCCGAAGAGCACATGGCCCACCTTTTCGATCCCTTCTTCACCACCAAGGAGGTGGGCCAAGGCACGGGCCTCGGTCTGGCCGTGGTCTACGGCCTGGTGCGAGATCTTGGCGGGCGCATCGAGGTCGGCAGCGCTTCCGGAGCCGTATTCACCCTGTTCTTTCCGAATGACGAAACACTCGAGCATCTGGAGCTTTCGGACGGAATTGAGCGAGGAGCAGATAATTAA
- a CDS encoding cytochrome c3 family protein, whose product MERRFKLSLTTLATLAALLALVATLWAQGIPSQVTITTPEGVKPRSTWIKKVQFDHETHSGVTECRTCHHMEDESTNQESFVPCRECHAETKGNDPSGFYMAWHGKTDASCVSCHRNNDMSVSCTTTCHPHPKQAQKAAAKK is encoded by the coding sequence ATGGAGAGGCGTTTCAAGCTTTCTTTGACGACACTGGCGACATTGGCCGCGCTTCTGGCCCTGGTCGCTACGCTTTGGGCACAGGGCATCCCTTCCCAGGTGACCATCACCACTCCCGAGGGCGTCAAACCCCGCTCCACCTGGATCAAGAAGGTGCAATTCGACCATGAGACTCACTCGGGCGTGACCGAATGCCGCACCTGCCACCACATGGAGGACGAGTCCACCAACCAGGAGTCCTTCGTCCCTTGCCGAGAGTGCCATGCCGAAACCAAGGGCAATGATCCCAGCGGCTTCTACATGGCTTGGCACGGAAAAACCGACGCAAGCTGTGTGAGCTGCCATCGCAACAACGACATGTCCGTGTCCTGCACCACGACCTGCCACCCGCACCCGAAGCAAGCCCAAAAGGCTGCCGCCAAGAAATAG
- a CDS encoding OsmC family protein, with translation MAKFVNGIDVEGLKNTIGAIKEKPELASFKFRASNKWIKGTNNKATVKGYYSAGEEHDKRAVSMTFDEDEPPVLLGNDKGPNPVEWVLVGLSGCLTTSLVAYAAAKGIELRSVESELEGDLDVRGFLNLDPSVRNGYQNIRVHFKIDADASDEEVRQLVEIAQQRSPVFDIVTHQVPVQVDFERKAARSQVSSTDERRPGKAVRARMVRRRRGMHA, from the coding sequence ATGGCGAAATTCGTGAACGGAATCGACGTGGAGGGGCTCAAAAATACGATTGGAGCCATCAAGGAGAAGCCCGAGCTGGCCTCGTTCAAGTTCCGGGCCTCCAACAAGTGGATCAAGGGCACCAACAACAAAGCCACGGTCAAGGGCTACTACAGCGCCGGCGAGGAGCACGATAAGCGCGCGGTGTCCATGACCTTCGATGAAGACGAGCCGCCGGTGCTGCTTGGCAATGACAAGGGCCCCAACCCGGTGGAATGGGTGCTTGTAGGGCTTTCCGGTTGCCTGACCACCTCACTTGTTGCCTATGCCGCGGCAAAGGGCATAGAGCTGCGCTCCGTGGAATCCGAGTTGGAGGGTGATCTGGACGTGCGTGGATTCCTGAATCTCGACCCCAGCGTGCGCAACGGCTACCAGAACATCCGCGTGCACTTCAAAATCGACGCCGACGCGTCCGACGAAGAGGTCCGCCAGCTCGTGGAGATCGCCCAGCAGCGCTCGCCGGTCTTCGACATCGTGACCCATCAGGTGCCAGTGCAGGTTGATTTCGAACGCAAGGCAGCTCGGAGTCAGGTCAGCTCGACCGACGAAAGGCGACCA